A single region of the Aptenodytes patagonicus chromosome 7, bAptPat1.pri.cur, whole genome shotgun sequence genome encodes:
- the LOC143163459 gene encoding galectin-related protein A-like translates to MMTEERCPKVEQYVGEIKGGLRPAMKLTVIGVVHSNPKSFSVTLLCDPVDANKDVGLLFTVNFSDKSITRNARIAGKWGREEKTIPYFPFMAGDTFKMELLCEHQQIRVLLDGRQLCDFTHRIQPLNLVKALQITGDIKLTKVA, encoded by the exons ATGATGACAGAGGAGAGGTGTCCCAAA GTGGAGCAGTATGTTGGTGAAATTAAAGGTGGCCTGAGACCAGCCATGAAACTCACGGTCATCGGGGTGGTACACTCCAACCCCAAGAG cttttcagtgaCTCTGCTCTGCGATCCAGTGGATGCAAACAAAGATGTTGGGCTGTTATTTACAGTTAACTTTAGTGACAAATCCATCACCCGAAATGCACGAATTGCTGGGaaatggggaagagaagagaagactaTTCCCTACTTCCCATTTATGGCAGGTGACACATTTAAG ATGGAGCTCTTATGTGAACACCAGCAAATACGAGTCTTGCTTGATGGACGGCAGCTCTGTGACTTCACTCACCGCATTCAGCCCCTGAACTTGGTGAAAGCTTTGCAGATCACAGGGGACATCAAGCTTACAAAAGTGGCTTGA